In the genome of Schistocerca piceifrons isolate TAMUIC-IGC-003096 chromosome X, iqSchPice1.1, whole genome shotgun sequence, one region contains:
- the LOC124721445 gene encoding ADP-sugar pyrophosphatase-like — protein MNNNVSCRFVKEEHISSGDWLSLARITYLDQNGTPRVWEGATRLTRTDNAKIDAVGVIAFYKRLLHYDCIILVKQYRPALKAYSIEMPAGLVQENESPDESALRELKEITGFTGKIKKIGPILAMDPGASNCSMRLVTVEVNGDDVDNLNLKINGNGVRFKEPLLIPVSELLEKLSAYASAGFIIDSRIDAFAIGLVMGNQNRKNKIPTTLL, from the exons ATGAACAACAACGTCAGCTGTCGCTTCGTGAAGGAGGAGCACATCAGCTCCGGAGACTGGCTCTCGCTCGCCAGGATCACCTACCTCGACCAGAACGGCACGCCCAG AGTTTGGGAAGGTGCAACAAGGCTGACAAGAACTGACAATGCCAAGATTGATGCAGTTGGTGTCATTGCTTTTTACAAAAGACTGCTGCATTATGACTGTATTATTCTTGTCAAGCAATACAGGCCAGCATTGAAGGCTTATAGTATTGAAATGCCAGCAG GTCTAGTTCAAGAAAATGAGTCTCCTGATGAATCAGCATTGAGAGAACTTAAGGAAATCACGGGTTTCACAGGAAAGATCAAGAAGATTGGCCCAATACTAGCAATGGACCCTGGTGCTTCTAACTGCTCAATGCGTCTGGTCACAGTGGAG GTGAATGGTGATGATGTTGATAACCTGAATTTGAAAATTAATGGAAATGGAGTCCGATTTAAGGAACCACTCCTGATTCCTGTATCAGAACTTTTGGAGAAATTAAGTG CATATGCATCTGCAGGATTTATCATCGATTCAAGAATTGATGCATTTGCCATTGGTTTGGTTATGGGTAACCAGAACAGGAAAAACAAAATACCCACCACACTGCTGTGA